One Glaciihabitans arcticus DNA window includes the following coding sequences:
- a CDS encoding winged helix-turn-helix transcriptional regulator — MTRTDFQTSVFEHIDEDACRLFQSSVELIGRRWSSGIMLALSRRATRFSAILAVVPGLSDRMLSQRLKELEHAGLIEREVLATTPVQVHYTLTERGADLMDSMQPIVAWGVRWES, encoded by the coding sequence ATGACCCGCACCGACTTCCAGACTTCCGTCTTCGAGCACATCGACGAAGACGCCTGCCGCCTCTTCCAAAGCTCGGTCGAGCTGATCGGCCGCCGCTGGAGCTCCGGCATCATGCTCGCCCTCTCCCGCCGCGCGACCCGCTTCAGCGCGATCCTCGCCGTAGTTCCCGGCCTCTCCGACCGCATGCTCTCGCAGCGACTGAAAGAGCTGGAGCATGCCGGCCTGATCGAGCGCGAGGTGCTCGCCACAACGCCCGTGCAGGTGCACTACACACTTACTGAGCGCGGCGCCGACCTTATGGACTCCATGCAGCCGATCGTCGCGTGGGGCGTTCGCTGGGAATCCTGA
- a CDS encoding LLM class flavin-dependent oxidoreductase: MPDYRHTLQFGTFITPSNAAPDQTVELAVIAEELGFDLVTFQDHPYQPGFLDTWTLLSWVAARTSTIHVSGNVLNLAMRPPAVLARAAASLDLLSGGRFDLGLGAGGFWDAIDSMGGTKLTPGQGVSALDEAIDVIRGIWDADERRPLRIEGEYYHLRGAKRGPAPAHDIPIWLGALKPRMLRLTGTKADGWLPSLAYLQPGDLESSNAAIDEAARAAGREPREVRRLLNVGGQFAARNGGMLDGPAEQWVEQLTPLALEHGFATFILASDDPAVMQRFAEEVAPALREAVAAERGAGEEVRSAASIALRREGIDYAGIPESLRAGAVEPGDFGFARVKSNYMRGGNPGIVLRPSSTAEVVEALEYARRHPSHALGIRSGGHGISGRSTNDGGIVIDLKKLNGIEVIGDRLVRVGAGARWTDVANALEPHGWALSSGDYGGVGVGGLATAGGIGWLVREHGLTIDHLRAVEVVLADGTVTRASEDENPDLFWAMRGAGGNFGVATSFEFEVDEVGLVAFAQLAFQLDDTAEFLESWGALVQGSPRDLTSFLMMGGASNIAQVLTLVDSSDPDTVLERLQPMAELAPLVQQSVQMQSYASVMANVQGGPHRGQGEPLSRSGLIERFDSGVARAAGELIASGASHFFSVRSMGGAVADVAPDATAFAHRSAGFSVVALGSNAAQLDAAWAPLREHFLGSYLSFETGQTAEDLASAFPPATLARLRSLKERYDPANLFRDNFPIAMSHTDGS, translated from the coding sequence ATGCCCGACTACCGCCACACCCTCCAGTTCGGAACCTTCATCACGCCGTCGAACGCGGCCCCCGACCAGACGGTCGAGCTCGCGGTGATCGCGGAGGAGCTCGGGTTCGACCTCGTGACCTTCCAGGACCACCCTTACCAGCCGGGTTTCCTCGACACCTGGACGCTGCTCAGCTGGGTCGCGGCTCGCACCTCGACCATCCACGTGAGCGGCAACGTGCTCAACCTCGCCATGCGTCCGCCGGCCGTGCTCGCGCGGGCGGCGGCATCCCTCGACCTCTTGAGCGGTGGTCGTTTCGACCTGGGCCTCGGCGCGGGCGGCTTCTGGGACGCCATCGATTCCATGGGCGGCACCAAGCTGACGCCCGGGCAGGGGGTCAGCGCGCTGGACGAGGCGATCGACGTCATCCGGGGCATCTGGGATGCGGATGAACGGCGCCCGCTGCGCATCGAGGGCGAGTACTACCACCTGCGCGGCGCGAAGCGCGGACCTGCGCCGGCCCACGACATCCCCATCTGGCTGGGTGCACTGAAGCCCCGGATGCTGCGGCTCACCGGTACCAAGGCGGACGGCTGGTTGCCCAGCCTCGCGTACCTGCAGCCGGGCGACCTCGAGTCGAGCAACGCCGCCATCGATGAGGCGGCTCGCGCGGCCGGACGAGAGCCGCGCGAAGTGCGCAGGCTCCTCAACGTGGGTGGCCAGTTCGCTGCCCGCAATGGCGGCATGCTCGACGGACCCGCCGAGCAGTGGGTCGAGCAGCTGACCCCGCTCGCGCTCGAGCACGGCTTCGCGACGTTCATCCTCGCCTCCGACGACCCTGCGGTTATGCAGCGCTTCGCCGAAGAGGTGGCGCCTGCCCTGCGCGAGGCCGTAGCCGCCGAGCGTGGAGCGGGCGAGGAGGTGCGCTCTGCCGCGTCGATCGCCCTGCGCCGCGAGGGCATCGACTACGCGGGAATCCCCGAGTCGCTGAGGGCGGGCGCGGTCGAGCCCGGTGACTTCGGATTCGCCCGGGTCAAGTCCAACTACATGCGCGGGGGCAACCCGGGTATCGTGCTGCGCCCTTCTTCGACTGCCGAGGTTGTCGAGGCGCTCGAGTACGCGCGGCGTCATCCCTCGCATGCTCTCGGCATTCGCAGTGGCGGGCACGGCATCAGCGGTCGGTCCACGAACGACGGCGGCATCGTCATCGATCTGAAGAAGCTGAACGGCATCGAGGTCATCGGCGACCGGCTCGTGCGGGTCGGCGCGGGAGCGCGCTGGACCGACGTCGCGAACGCCCTCGAGCCGCACGGCTGGGCGCTGTCGTCGGGCGACTACGGCGGGGTCGGCGTGGGAGGGCTTGCGACGGCGGGCGGCATCGGCTGGTTGGTGCGCGAACACGGGCTCACGATCGACCACCTGCGCGCGGTCGAGGTGGTGCTCGCCGATGGCACCGTCACCCGTGCCAGCGAGGACGAGAACCCCGACCTGTTCTGGGCGATGCGCGGCGCCGGCGGCAACTTCGGCGTCGCAACGAGCTTCGAGTTCGAGGTCGACGAGGTGGGGCTGGTCGCGTTCGCGCAGCTCGCTTTCCAGCTCGACGACACCGCAGAGTTCCTCGAGAGCTGGGGCGCGCTGGTGCAGGGGTCGCCGCGCGATCTTACGAGCTTCCTGATGATGGGCGGAGCCTCGAATATTGCGCAAGTGCTGACCCTGGTCGACTCGTCGGACCCCGACACCGTGCTCGAACGCCTGCAGCCGATGGCCGAGCTGGCGCCGCTCGTGCAGCAGTCCGTGCAGATGCAGTCATACGCGAGCGTTATGGCAAACGTGCAGGGCGGACCTCACCGCGGGCAGGGCGAGCCGCTGTCCCGATCGGGGCTCATCGAGCGGTTCGACAGCGGCGTCGCGCGGGCGGCGGGTGAGCTCATCGCCAGTGGCGCATCCCACTTCTTCTCGGTGCGGTCCATGGGCGGTGCGGTCGCCGATGTGGCTCCGGATGCCACGGCCTTCGCCCACCGCAGCGCCGGCTTCTCCGTGGTCGCCCTCGGGTCCAACGCCGCCCAGCTCGATGCCGCCTGGGCGCCGCTGCGCGAGCACTTCCTCGGCTCGTACCTCAGCTTCGAGACCGGGCAGACGGCCGAGGATCTCGCGAGCGCCTTCCCGCCCGCGACCCTCGCGCGGTTGCGCTCGCTCAAAGAGCGATACGACCCGGCCAACCTGTTCCGCGACAACTTCCCGATTGCGATGAGCCACACAGACGGCTCATAG
- the ligD gene encoding non-homologous end-joining DNA ligase, translated as MASEATTIQAGDREVRISSPSRVLWQELGITKLDLATYFVEVSVPFLRANGDRPVSLQRFSGGIDGEQFFSKNPPKGTPDYVRAVPVTYPSGRSHPQLVLDEPAGIVWAAQMNTVVFHPWASKAGDPDNPDQLRIDLDPQPGTGFAETIPAALELRSLLAEAGLTAFIKTSGNRGLHVFAPIEPTHEFLDVRHAVIAAARELERRMPDKVTTNWWKEERGEKMFVDYNQANRDRTMAGAYSPRALPTATVSAPIEWDELESVKPTDFTILTMPGRLASTGDPWEHMHDTPGTIDTLLSWWERDLENGLGELVFPPDFPKMPGEPPRVQPSRAKKTD; from the coding sequence ATGGCCAGCGAAGCGACGACGATCCAGGCGGGCGACCGCGAGGTGCGCATCTCGAGCCCGAGCCGTGTGCTCTGGCAGGAGCTCGGCATCACCAAGCTCGACCTCGCGACCTATTTCGTCGAGGTATCGGTGCCGTTCCTGCGGGCCAACGGCGATCGCCCGGTGTCGCTGCAGCGGTTCTCGGGTGGCATCGACGGAGAACAGTTCTTCTCGAAGAATCCGCCCAAGGGGACTCCGGATTACGTTCGCGCGGTGCCCGTGACCTACCCGAGCGGGCGGTCCCACCCGCAGCTCGTGCTCGATGAACCGGCCGGCATTGTCTGGGCTGCGCAGATGAACACCGTGGTCTTCCACCCCTGGGCGTCGAAGGCGGGCGACCCCGACAATCCCGACCAGCTGCGCATCGACCTCGACCCCCAGCCCGGAACCGGATTCGCAGAGACGATCCCCGCGGCCCTCGAGCTGCGCTCCCTTCTCGCCGAGGCCGGACTGACCGCCTTCATCAAAACGAGCGGCAATCGTGGCCTGCACGTCTTCGCGCCGATCGAGCCGACCCACGAGTTCCTCGACGTGCGACACGCGGTCATCGCGGCCGCCCGCGAACTCGAGCGGCGCATGCCGGACAAGGTGACGACCAACTGGTGGAAGGAAGAGCGCGGCGAGAAGATGTTCGTCGACTACAACCAGGCCAACCGCGACCGCACTATGGCCGGTGCCTACAGCCCACGAGCGCTGCCGACCGCCACGGTCTCCGCTCCGATCGAGTGGGACGAGCTCGAATCGGTGAAGCCTACCGACTTCACGATCCTCACGATGCCCGGCCGGCTCGCATCTACCGGCGACCCGTGGGAGCACATGCACGACACACCCGGCACGATCGACACGCTGCTCAGCTGGTGGGAGCGGGATCTCGAGAACGGACTCGGCGAACTCGTCTTCCCGCCCGACTTCCCGAAGATGCCGGGGGAGCCGCCGCGTGTGCAGCCCTCCCGCGCCAAGAAGACGGACTAG
- a CDS encoding ClpP family protease: MSGYTIPNVITQHPRGDRVMDVYSHLLSERIIYLGTGIDAGVANALIAQLLHLEADSSSQEINLYINCEGGDLTPMLAIYDTMQYIQAPVATTCIGQAIGPGAVLLAAGAAGRRAVLPHTRVVLHQPAASGRGTIPDLILQADEVVRVRAEIEQVLSTHTGQSVETLRADTDRDRLFVAQAAVDYGLVDRVLAQR; the protein is encoded by the coding sequence ATGAGCGGCTACACGATCCCGAACGTGATCACGCAGCATCCTCGGGGCGACCGGGTGATGGATGTCTACTCGCACCTGCTCAGCGAGCGGATCATCTACCTCGGCACCGGCATCGACGCGGGCGTCGCGAACGCGCTCATCGCGCAGCTGCTGCACCTCGAGGCCGACAGCTCCAGCCAGGAAATCAACCTCTACATCAACTGCGAGGGCGGCGATCTGACCCCGATGCTCGCCATCTACGACACGATGCAGTACATTCAGGCGCCGGTCGCGACGACCTGCATCGGCCAGGCGATCGGCCCCGGCGCTGTGCTGCTCGCCGCGGGTGCCGCCGGGCGGCGTGCCGTGCTGCCGCACACGCGGGTGGTGCTGCACCAGCCTGCGGCGAGCGGTCGGGGCACCATCCCGGACCTCATTCTGCAGGCGGATGAGGTGGTGCGCGTGCGCGCCGAGATCGAGCAGGTGCTGTCGACCCACACCGGGCAGTCGGTCGAGACGCTGCGCGCCGACACCGACCGGGACCGGCTCTTCGTGGCGCAGGCGGCGGTGGATTACGGTCTCGTCGACCGGGTGCTCGCGCAGCGCTAG
- a CDS encoding siderophore-interacting protein — MSPEPRKPRSQIVLEVVDTMIVSRHMVRVFLGGPGFREFENIPATDKYVKIFFVKPELGLDPPYDIEALRASLPQEDWPVVRTYTIRLVDEQRRRLAIDFVVHGDEGVAGPWARGARVGDRIALAGPGGAFIPTEDVAAYVFAGDESATPAIAAALESLPNGATGLAIIEAEDFEDMQLLGEPDGIEMTWVFRSRGESLVAAVAAADWPEGDVQVFAHGERESMKALRAIFAERGVRRELRSLSGYWAQGRTEDRFQAEKREPIGRIDD, encoded by the coding sequence ATGTCACCCGAACCGCGCAAGCCCCGCTCGCAGATCGTGCTCGAGGTCGTCGACACGATGATCGTCAGCCGGCACATGGTGCGGGTGTTCCTCGGCGGGCCCGGGTTCCGTGAGTTCGAGAACATCCCCGCGACCGACAAGTACGTGAAGATCTTCTTCGTGAAGCCCGAGCTGGGACTCGATCCGCCGTACGACATCGAGGCGCTGCGCGCGAGCCTTCCGCAGGAAGACTGGCCCGTGGTGCGCACGTACACGATCCGGCTCGTCGACGAGCAACGCCGCCGCCTCGCCATCGACTTCGTGGTGCACGGGGACGAAGGAGTCGCGGGTCCGTGGGCGCGAGGCGCGCGAGTCGGGGATCGCATCGCGCTGGCGGGGCCGGGCGGGGCGTTCATCCCGACTGAGGATGTCGCGGCTTACGTCTTCGCCGGCGACGAGTCGGCCACCCCCGCGATCGCCGCGGCGCTCGAGTCCCTGCCGAACGGGGCAACGGGCCTGGCGATCATCGAGGCCGAGGATTTCGAGGACATGCAGTTGCTCGGCGAACCGGACGGCATCGAGATGACCTGGGTGTTCCGCAGTCGTGGCGAGAGCCTTGTGGCTGCTGTCGCTGCCGCGGACTGGCCCGAGGGCGACGTGCAGGTCTTCGCGCACGGCGAGCGGGAGTCGATGAAGGCACTGCGGGCGATCTTCGCCGAGCGCGGGGTCCGCCGCGAGCTGCGATCCCTCTCCGGCTATTGGGCGCAGGGGCGCACGGAAGATCGCTTCCAGGCCGAGAAGCGCGAGCCGATCGGGCGGATCGACGACTGA
- a CDS encoding ClpP family protease, giving the protein MPNESAPPRFTDRVRQELAHQRILVLDGALDDDNGTLLTTQLLTLAAEDAISDITLWIHSPGGSVPSMLAIRDVMRLVPNDVSTVALGLACSAGQFLLSAGTKGKRSALPHARVLMHQGSAGIGGSAVEVEVQAGDLRHTRDTVLGLIAEDTGQSVETIFEDSLHDRWYTASEARAYGFIDSVVTSLDQVVPTRRRHAGLGAS; this is encoded by the coding sequence ATGCCCAATGAATCAGCACCTCCCCGCTTCACCGACCGAGTCCGGCAGGAGCTCGCCCACCAGCGCATCCTCGTGCTGGACGGCGCGCTCGACGACGACAACGGCACCCTCCTCACCACCCAGCTGCTGACGCTGGCCGCCGAGGATGCGATCTCGGACATCACTCTCTGGATCCACTCGCCCGGCGGCTCGGTGCCGTCGATGCTCGCCATCCGCGATGTCATGCGCCTCGTGCCGAACGACGTCTCGACCGTGGCTCTCGGCCTCGCCTGCAGCGCCGGTCAGTTCCTGCTCTCGGCGGGAACGAAAGGCAAGCGCTCCGCCCTCCCCCACGCGCGGGTGCTCATGCACCAGGGTTCGGCCGGCATCGGCGGCTCAGCCGTCGAGGTGGAGGTGCAGGCGGGCGACCTGCGGCACACGCGCGACACGGTGCTCGGCCTCATCGCCGAGGACACCGGGCAGAGCGTCGAGACCATCTTCGAGGACTCCCTGCACGACCGCTGGTACACGGCCTCCGAGGCGCGCGCCTACGGGTTCATCGACTCCGTGGTCACCTCGCTCGACCAGGTCGTGCCGACCCGGCGTCGCCACGCGGGACTGGGAGCGAGCTGA
- a CDS encoding ATP-dependent DNA ligase, producing MEPMLAKAVSAIPLPDSVEGGLLYEPKWDGFRGIVTFDGETVEIGSRGAKPLTRYFPELVAEFSRQLKKPCVLDGEIILPVAGRLDWEALSQRIHPAQSRIDKLSVETPASFVAFDLLDDPTLPFSERRAALEKLSLTAPLHRSQVTTDVELAQHWLEEFEGAGLDGVVAKPLAAAYAPGKRVMLKIKHHRTADVVALGYRIHKSRAGVGSLLVGLYDEGELKNVGGVSAFSNARRLELIDELEPLVTRGDDGAAETGERERNRFSGAKDQSFVTLRPERVLEVRYDQMEGERFRHTAQFERWRDDRDPRSCTYDQLEVPAKYDLAKVLA from the coding sequence ATGGAACCGATGCTGGCCAAGGCCGTTTCAGCGATCCCCCTCCCCGATTCGGTCGAGGGCGGGCTGCTCTACGAACCGAAGTGGGACGGATTCCGCGGCATCGTGACGTTCGACGGCGAGACCGTCGAGATCGGCAGCCGAGGGGCGAAGCCGCTCACCCGGTATTTCCCTGAGCTGGTAGCCGAGTTCAGCAGGCAGCTGAAGAAGCCGTGTGTGCTCGACGGCGAGATCATCCTGCCGGTTGCCGGGCGTCTCGACTGGGAGGCCCTCTCGCAGCGCATCCACCCCGCTCAAAGCCGCATCGACAAGCTCTCGGTCGAGACGCCCGCCTCCTTCGTCGCTTTCGACCTGCTGGATGACCCAACCCTGCCGTTCAGCGAGCGACGGGCGGCACTCGAGAAGTTGTCGCTGACAGCTCCCCTGCACCGCAGCCAGGTCACGACCGACGTGGAACTCGCTCAGCACTGGCTCGAGGAGTTCGAAGGCGCGGGTCTCGACGGCGTCGTCGCCAAGCCACTCGCCGCCGCCTACGCGCCCGGCAAGCGTGTGATGCTCAAGATCAAACATCACCGCACGGCCGACGTCGTTGCGCTCGGCTACCGCATCCACAAGTCCCGAGCCGGTGTCGGCTCGCTGCTCGTCGGCCTCTACGACGAAGGGGAATTGAAGAACGTCGGCGGGGTGTCCGCGTTCAGCAACGCGCGCCGGCTGGAGCTGATCGACGAGCTGGAGCCGCTCGTCACTCGCGGCGACGACGGAGCGGCCGAGACCGGCGAACGCGAGCGAAACCGTTTCTCCGGCGCCAAGGACCAGTCCTTCGTCACGTTGCGCCCCGAGCGTGTGCTCGAGGTGCGCTACGACCAGATGGAGGGCGAGCGCTTTCGGCACACCGCCCAGTTCGAGCGCTGGCGGGATGACCGCGATCCGCGCTCCTGCACCTACGACCAGCTTGAGGTGCCGGCGAAGTACGACCTGGCGAAAGTGCTCGCCTAG
- a CDS encoding helix-turn-helix domain-containing protein, whose protein sequence is MAEIIPLRPVRTPEPLWRELVGESLRARRLAAGKTLAETAARAGISPQYLSEIERGLKEPSSEMIAAVLGALGTTLVDLTTDVAEQLAPSRSETMLLAA, encoded by the coding sequence ATGGCTGAGATCATCCCCCTGCGCCCCGTCCGCACCCCCGAACCGCTCTGGCGCGAACTGGTCGGTGAGAGCCTGCGCGCGAGGCGTCTCGCCGCGGGCAAGACACTTGCGGAGACGGCCGCCCGGGCAGGCATTTCGCCGCAGTACCTCTCCGAGATCGAGCGCGGACTCAAGGAGCCCTCGAGCGAGATGATCGCCGCCGTGCTCGGCGCGCTCGGCACGACCCTGGTCGACCTCACCACCGACGTCGCGGAGCAGCTCGCCCCATCCCGTTCCGAGACGATGCTGCTCGCCGCGTGA
- a CDS encoding DUF4956 domain-containing protein, whose amino-acid sequence MDTLAIIAIDLVAVAVLTFGLYFRRHRRRDLVVAYLVVNVGVLAVTEVLATSTVGVGLGLGLFGVLSIIRLRSSEIAQHEVAYYFASLALGLIAGMTSTLDVVPLALMALILLVMFVGDSNHLLKHYRHQVVVLDRAIADETALIAHLEGLLGARVHGVTVQQLDLVDDTTTVDVKYELGASAAVTRERVA is encoded by the coding sequence ATGGACACCCTCGCCATCATCGCGATCGACCTCGTCGCCGTCGCCGTGCTGACCTTCGGCCTGTATTTCCGGCGCCACCGCCGACGCGATCTCGTTGTCGCGTACCTCGTAGTGAACGTCGGAGTGCTCGCCGTGACCGAGGTGCTCGCCACGAGCACCGTCGGCGTCGGACTCGGTCTCGGTCTCTTCGGGGTGCTGTCGATCATCCGCCTGCGCTCCTCCGAGATCGCGCAGCACGAGGTGGCCTACTACTTCGCCTCGCTCGCGCTCGGCCTCATCGCCGGCATGACGTCGACCCTCGATGTGGTGCCGCTCGCGCTCATGGCGCTCATCCTGCTCGTCATGTTCGTGGGCGACTCCAACCACCTTCTCAAGCACTACCGTCACCAGGTCGTGGTGCTCGATCGGGCCATCGCGGACGAGACGGCGCTCATCGCCCACCTCGAAGGCCTGCTCGGTGCCCGCGTGCACGGCGTGACGGTGCAGCAACTCGATCTGGTGGATGACACCACCACAGTCGACGTGAAGTACGAGCTCGGCGCGAGCGCCGCCGTGACCCGGGAGCGTGTCGCGTGA
- a CDS encoding polyphosphate polymerase domain-containing protein: MSRLEMLEPISLEELTERASLLTRVDRKYLVPVSGLDALLGDLGGATRVLEIEGLRASEYRSVYFDTAGLDSYLAAARRRRRRFKVRTRTYLESAQCYLEVKTRGGRSLTVKERVEHPVAANDSLEGDDGYVQFALHEAGIDSVPTSALQPTLVTRYQRTTLFVPEGSSRATIDTALSWIDNTGHTIATPGLAVVETKSGSTASPVDRVLWAHGHRPANISKYGTGMAAMRPELPQNKWRRVLDRQLLPAVASTLSTPRSSS, translated from the coding sequence GTGAGCCGCCTCGAGATGCTCGAACCCATCTCCCTCGAGGAACTCACGGAACGGGCATCCCTGCTGACGCGAGTGGACCGCAAGTACCTCGTCCCGGTTTCAGGGCTCGACGCGCTGCTCGGCGACCTGGGTGGTGCGACCCGTGTTCTCGAGATCGAGGGGCTGCGGGCATCCGAATACCGCTCGGTGTATTTCGACACGGCGGGGCTCGACAGCTATCTGGCCGCAGCTCGTCGTCGGCGGCGTCGTTTCAAAGTGCGCACCCGCACGTACCTGGAGTCGGCGCAGTGCTACCTCGAGGTGAAGACCCGCGGCGGGCGCAGTCTGACAGTGAAGGAGCGGGTCGAGCACCCGGTGGCGGCGAACGATTCGCTCGAGGGCGATGACGGTTACGTGCAGTTCGCGCTGCACGAGGCCGGCATCGACTCGGTGCCCACTTCGGCGCTGCAGCCGACCCTGGTCACCCGTTACCAGCGCACGACGCTGTTCGTGCCGGAGGGGAGCAGCCGCGCGACCATCGACACCGCCCTCAGCTGGATCGACAACACCGGGCACACGATAGCGACGCCCGGCCTCGCGGTCGTGGAGACCAAGTCGGGATCCACCGCCTCACCGGTCGACCGGGTGCTGTGGGCGCACGGCCACCGCCCGGCGAACATCTCCAAATACGGCACGGGAATGGCGGCCATGCGGCCCGAACTCCCGCAGAACAAATGGCGACGCGTACTCGACCGGCAACTGCTGCCGGCCGTCGCCTCCACCCTCTCAACCCCCAGGAGCTCATCATGA